The following are from one region of the Heliangelus exortis chromosome 29, bHelExo1.hap1, whole genome shotgun sequence genome:
- the GPATCH8 gene encoding G patch domain-containing protein 8 isoform X5 — protein sequence MFRTTTVAVDEEGGEEEDPAANSSSFIQTASGQAPEMAVDRGFLSTGQVGGTVTQTQAPVQPAQGLSFGMKSTLGTPLQKIGVSFSFAKKTPVKLETIASVFKDHVEESSSADGGKADERGSADAGSLQKSGEGESTNNSDGKAEEDDQHDKDSGSLATTLSKLKKMRREDGPMAVEPEYYHYIPPAHCKVKPNFQFLLFMKSTEQMEAENVNKKTAHEVKKGSSPKPKPGKHSEKAAESTGQQKEQSATETAAQQSKPELREVPENVSLQESKTPTESNLPEPDPPEEGTQPLPSCKDVTEGPKHPTGPFFPVLSKDESTTLQWPSELLIFTKAEPSVSYSCNPLYFDFKLSRNKDAKGKEKSKEPGGLCKENIQSSESGELNKAKEAEGTANSSALKMENKSLSACGSQNKQESSLAGVSKGEGEDGGKSITGKSKSGRSHKHKKKKKHKKSSKHKRKHKEEAEEKSRKTDLGEEKPKKRKRRRRKKGKSSLSTESLKTELSEDCSHFQKRKWCSQESQRKSLSAEEGSSAKKEEGGTSCQEHGGKKHKAELQQLPGLRRRCLGPSLGRPSRRSRQSSGDYDSEEGSHGKHCRQKSPSRDSDDFDSGSERSRSRSRSGRRHSSRRSYSSSSEASSEQSRYSRRRSYSDDSYSDYSDRSRGRSKRSQDSEDDSDYNGSDRRSKRRKYSSSEDDYSSSRSRSRSRSRSRSHPRDRSRSRSRGRTRSSSCSRSRSKRRSRSGTGRSWKRSRSYSRDRSRSTRSLSQRSLSRKGSRGHESPEERRSGRRDFIRSKIYRSQSPHYFRTGRGEGAVLKKEEGKGEDLKGSGSFSQNSGSSGTGRVSEGDCSPEERNSVTAKLLLEKVQSRKVEKKPCVTDEMLAGANKVGIKLKDPPQGYFGPKLPPSLGNKPVLPLIGKLPTVRKPNSKRYEESGLERGEEQELSDSEDASQGMEEAQMGSQALLEEVAMVMQDKPLDEQKRDDAAVEMPSIPLEAPALPECFGSGELVMPHSFLSDPSDGDGLEPMERGSQPVPVETSMMPLVPDVEHFPGYVPQSGERSIEGDQEGAEDSSLAPLESQPITFTPEEMEKYSKLQQAAQQHIQQQLLAKQVKAFPASAALAPAAPALQPIHIQQPAAASATSITTVQHAILQHHAAAAAAAIGIHPHPHPQPLAQVHHIPQPHLTPISLSHLTHSIIPGHPATFLASHPIHIIPASAIHPGPFTFHPVPHALYPTLLAPRPAAAAAATALHLHPLLHPIFSGQDLQHPPSHGT from the coding sequence ATGTTCAGAACCACCACGGTGGCTGTGGATGAGGaaggtggggaggaagaggatCCTGCAGCCAACAGCAGTTCCTTCATCCAGACAGCTTCTGGCCAGGCTCCGGAGATGGCTGTGGACAGAGGTTTCCTAAGCACTGGACAAGTTGGTGGCACTGTAACACAAACCCAAGCACCTGtccagccagcacagggtcTCAGCTTTGGCATGAAGAGCACTTTGGGAACTCCTCTGCAGAAGATTGGAGTCTCCTTCTCGTTTGCCAAGAAGACTCCGGTGAAGCTGGAAACCATCGCTTCGGTTTTCAAGGACCACGTGGAAGAGTCGAGTTCTGCAGATGGAGGGAAAGCTGATGAGAGAGGGTCTGCAGATGCAGGGAGCCTGCAGAAATCTGGTGAGGGTGAAAGCACAAATAATTCAGATGGCAAGGCAGAGGAAGATGACCAACATGACAAAGATAGCGGGTCTCTAGCCACTACCTTATCTAAACTCAAAAAAATGAGACGAGAAGATGGACCAATGGCCGTTGAACCAGAATACTACCACTATATCCCCCCAGCCCACTGTAAAGTAAAGCCTAATTTTCAGTTCCTACTTTTCATGAAGTCTACCGAGCAAATGGAGGCTGaaaatgtgaacaaaaaaaCCGCACATGAAGTTAAAAAGGGGAGTTCTCCAAAACCCAAACCCGGCAAGCACAGTGagaaggctgcagagagcacagggcagcagaaggagcagagtGCTACTGAaactgcagctcagcagagcaaaCCAGAACTCAGAGAAGTCCCAGAAAATGTGAGCTTGCAGGAGAGCAAAACTCCTACAGAGAGCAATCTCCCTGAGCCAGACCCTCCTGAGGAAGGCACTCAGCCTCTCCCAAGCTGTAAAGATGTCACCGAAGGACCAAAGCACCCGACAGGaccttttttccctgttttgagTAAAGATGAGAGCACGACTCTCCAGTGGCCTTCAGAGCTTCTCATATTTACCAAAGCAGAACCATCTGTTTCCTACAGCTGTAACCCCCTGTATTTTGATTTCAAGCTCTCTCGCAACAAAGATGCTAAAGGTAAAGAGAAATCAAAGGAGCCGGGGGGtctttgtaaagaaaacattcagaGCTCAGAATCTGGGGAACTAAACAAAGCCAAGGAGGCAGAAGGCACAGCTAACAGTTCTGCtctaaaaatggaaaacaaatccCTGTCTGCCTGTGGCTCCCAGAACAAGCAGGAGTCCAGCTTGGCCGGTGTCAGtaagggagagggggaggacGGTGGTAAAAGCATAACTGGGAAGAGTAAATCTGGCAGATCCcataaacacaaaaagaaaaagaagcacaaaaagTCCAGCAAACACAAACGGAAACACaaggaggaagctgaggagaagaGCCGGAAAACTGACCTGGGGGAAGAGAAACCCAAGAAACGGAAAAGACGCAGGCGCAAAAAAGGCAAATCTTCCCTTTCCACCGAATCGCTAAAAACTGAGCTGTCTGAAGACTGCAGCCATTTCCAGAAGAGGAAGTGGTGCTCTCAGGAGTCCCAGAGGAAGTCCCTGTCTGCCGAAGAGGGGAGCAGCGCTAAAAAAGAGGAGGGCGGCACCTCCTGCCAAGAGCACGGGGGCAAAAAGCACAAGGCCGAGCTGCAGCAGTTACCTGGTCTGAGGAGGAGGTGTTTGggcccttccctgggcaggccCAGCCGCAGGAGCCGGCAGAGCAGCGGGGACTACGACAGCGAGGAGGGCTCCCACGGGAAGCACTGCCGGCAGAAATCCCCCTCCCGGGACAGCGACGACTTCGACTCCGGCAGCGAGCGCTCCCGCAGCCGCTCGCGGTCAGGGCGCAGGCACTCCTCCCGCAGGTCCTACTCCAGCAGCTCCGAGGCCTCCTCCGAGCAGAGCCGGTACAGTCGGAGGAGGAGTTACTCGGACGACAGCTACAGCGATTACAGCGACCGCTCCAGGGGCCGCTCCAAGCGATCCCAGGACTCGGAGGACGACTCCGACTACAACGGCTCCGATCGCAGGTCGAAGCGGCGCAAGTACTCCTCCTCCGAGGATGACTAcagctccagcaggagcaggtcGAGGAGTCGAAGCAGGAGCCGAAGCCACCCTCGGGACAGGTCGAGGTCGAGGAGCCGGGGCAGGACAcgcagcagcagctgcagccgCAGCCGCAGCAAGCGGAGGAGCCGGAGCGGGACGGGGCGCAGCTGGAAGCGGAGCAGGAGCTACAGCCGGGATCGCAGCCGCAGCACCAGGAGCCTCTCCCAGAGATCCCTCTCACGAAAGGGTTCCCGAGGTCACGAGAGCCCCGAAGAGAGGAGgtctgggagaagagacttCATCAGGTCCAAAATCTATCGCTCGCAGTCTCCTCACTATTTCCGGACAGGCCGGGGCGAAGGAGCGGTGCTGAAGAAGGAGGAGGGCAAAGGAGAGGATCTGAAAGGGTCGGGATCTTTCTCCCAGAACAGCGGCAGCTCGGGCACCGGGAGGGTCTCGGAAGGTGACTGCAGTCCAGAGGAGCGGAATTCCGTCACGGCAAAGCTGCTCCTGGAGAAGGTTCAGTCCAGGAAGGTTGAGAAGAAGCCCTGTGTCACTGACGAGATGCTGGCAGGGGCCAACAAGGTGGGTATAAAGCTCAAAGATCCTCCCCAGGGCTACTTTGGGCCAAAACTTCCTCCTTCCTTAGGCAATAAACCGGTTCTCCCTTTAATTGGGAAGCTGCCAACCGTTCGGAAACCAAATTCCAAAAGATATGAAGAGTCTGGCTTGGAGAGGGGTGAGGAGCAAGAGCTGTCAGATTCTGAGGATGCTTCCCAAGGCATGGAAGAGGCTCAGATGggcagccaggctctgctggaggaAGTGGCCATGGTGATGCAGGACAAACCTCTGGATGAGCAGAAACGTGATGATGCTGCTGTGGAAATGCCATCCATCCCCCTCGAAGCGCCGGCGCTCCCCGAGTGCTTTGGTTCTGGAGAGCTGGTGATGCCTCACAGCTTCCTCTCTGATCCCAGCGATGGCGATGGACTAGAACCCATGGAGAGGGGCAGCCAGCCCGTCCCAGTGGAAACCAGTATGATGCCCTTGGTTCCAGATGTCGAGCACTTTCCTGGCTACGTGCCTCAGAGCGGCGAGCGGAGCATTGAAGGGGatcaggaaggagcagaggactCTTCTCTGGCCCCGCTGGAGAGCCAGCCCATCACTTTTACACCCGAAGAGATGGAGAAGTACAGCAAGCTGCAGCAAGCCGCTCAGCAGcacatccagcagcagctcctggcaaaGCAGGTGAAGGCTTTCCCCGCCTCGGCTGCCCTGGCGCCGGCAGCCCCGGCCCTGCAGCCCATCCACatccagcagccagcagcagcctcagccacCTCCATCACCACGGTGCAGCACGCCATCCTGCAGCACCacgcagccgccgccgccgccgccatcggcatccacccccacccccacccccagcccctcgcTCAGGTCCATCACATACCCCAGCCACACCTCACCCCCATTTCCCTGTCCCACTTGACCCACTCCATTATTCCGGGGCACCCTGCCACCTTCCTAGCCAGCCACCCCATCCACATCATTCCAGCCTCGGCCATCCACCCGGGTCCCTTTACCTTCCACCCCGTTCCTCACGCTCTCTATCCCACCCTGCTCGCCCCCAGACCCgcggccgccgccgctgccACCGCCTTGCACCTCCACCCTTTGCTGCACCCCATTTTCTCAGGACAGGACTTGCAACATCCCCCCAGTCACGGCACATGA